In the Micromonospora narathiwatensis genome, one interval contains:
- a CDS encoding dTMP kinase: MLIAFEGLPGAGKTTQSRALAAHLCQHGAAVTYLPDNLTRGAEPLGRTLLTLFDSGDPFSRHDSVLTDTYLAAAIRADTYATHIAGALVAGNTVIEDRGLHTLYSYSLAGLLQKHRTPPDEAIAWLQQVGVFAGPAADRSLWLRLPPDDAITRAEQRQGHPYTGEQRAFLRYVHDAYTVLAETDPDLRVIDAGELGTDDAHQAVLAAVADLTAPAVDLSSVA, encoded by the coding sequence ATGCTGATCGCCTTCGAGGGACTGCCCGGCGCTGGGAAGACCACCCAATCCCGAGCCCTCGCCGCGCACCTGTGCCAGCACGGCGCCGCCGTCACATACCTGCCCGACAACCTCACGCGCGGCGCCGAACCGCTCGGCCGGACCCTGCTGACCCTGTTCGACTCCGGCGACCCATTCTCCCGGCACGACAGCGTGCTCACCGATACCTACCTCGCCGCAGCGATCCGCGCCGACACCTACGCCACCCACATCGCCGGCGCGCTCGTCGCCGGGAACACCGTCATCGAAGACCGCGGCCTGCACACCCTCTACTCCTACAGCCTCGCCGGGCTGCTGCAGAAACACCGGACCCCACCCGATGAGGCGATCGCCTGGCTGCAGCAGGTCGGCGTGTTCGCCGGCCCGGCCGCCGACCGATCGTTGTGGCTGCGCCTTCCCCCCGACGACGCCATCACCCGCGCCGAGCAGCGGCAAGGCCACCCGTACACCGGCGAGCAGCGCGCGTTCCTGCGCTACGTCCACGACGCCTACACCGTCCTCGCCGAGACCGACCCCGATCTGCGTGTCATCGACGCCGGCGAACTCGGCACCGACGACGCGCATCAGGCGGTGCTCGCCGCTGTCGCCGACCTGACCGCACCCGCCGTCGACCTGTCCAGCGTCGCGTGA
- a CDS encoding glycosyltransferase family 4 protein: MKIDIAHPGYLSVQPSDLESKGLGGNETALVLAARGLAARGHEVRVFADCPRVEDQGVHWHPLPSLREEEYRDVIVFWVRTKRVEPGKFNAPVRVAKLGLKTPNDSLLDQVLNDEINILIAFSDFQRRLYLDNFGYPETANWVVTADGLDTSHYARRLPKVPGRFLHAANPKRGLEPLLDMWPIIRSAYPGAELFVASSHLLRGITVDEDERRAGDLYRRAVAMSADGVRFLGRVAKPDLIELQLTAQFYLYPTTYPETCCIAALEAAAAGDVILCSAAGALPDRVVDDVTGFLIGGDPADPAVARRFADRIALLREDPSRLERMAQAARDLAATHDYSHVLPIWEEAFTRTMGSA; this comes from the coding sequence GTGAAAATTGATATAGCGCACCCGGGGTATCTGTCCGTACAGCCCTCCGACCTGGAGAGTAAGGGCCTGGGCGGCAATGAGACCGCGCTCGTGCTTGCCGCCCGCGGACTCGCCGCGAGGGGGCACGAGGTGCGGGTTTTCGCCGACTGCCCCCGCGTCGAGGACCAGGGCGTGCACTGGCATCCCCTGCCTTCCTTACGTGAAGAAGAGTACCGGGACGTGATCGTCTTTTGGGTACGCACAAAAAGAGTTGAGCCCGGAAAATTCAATGCGCCCGTCAGGGTGGCGAAACTAGGGTTGAAGACGCCAAACGACAGCCTTCTGGATCAGGTCCTGAACGACGAAATCAACATCCTGATCGCGTTTTCTGATTTTCAACGCCGCCTTTACCTGGACAACTTTGGCTATCCTGAAACGGCGAATTGGGTCGTCACCGCTGATGGGCTAGACACCTCACACTATGCCCGGCGGTTGCCGAAGGTACCCGGAAGGTTTTTGCACGCCGCGAACCCGAAACGCGGGCTGGAGCCGCTTCTGGACATGTGGCCGATCATCCGTTCGGCGTATCCGGGCGCGGAGCTGTTCGTCGCGTCGAGCCACCTGTTGCGAGGGATCACCGTGGACGAGGATGAGCGACGCGCGGGAGACCTGTACCGGCGCGCGGTCGCGATGTCGGCGGACGGCGTGCGGTTCCTGGGGCGGGTCGCGAAGCCTGACCTGATCGAGTTGCAGCTGACCGCGCAGTTCTACCTGTATCCCACCACGTACCCGGAGACCTGCTGCATCGCGGCGCTGGAGGCCGCAGCCGCGGGTGACGTGATCCTGTGTTCGGCGGCTGGCGCGCTGCCGGACCGGGTCGTGGACGACGTGACGGGCTTCCTGATCGGCGGGGACCCGGCGGACCCTGCGGTAGCCCGGCGCTTCGCCGACCGAATCGCGCTGCTGCGCGAGGATCCTTCGCGCCTGGAGCGGATGGCGCAGGCGGCTCGTGACCTGGCTGCGACTCACGACTATTCGCATGTGCTGCCTATCTGGGAGGAGGCGTTCACGCGGACCATGGGGTCCGCGTGA
- a CDS encoding nucleotidyltransferase family protein: MTATPATFFPDTSGCPRAYRLLRAACEPPGPTLDPGLVGEDIRPLGEVLEYAIVAKMLCLFADWLDRCDHTADLARPMQQFLRGQRRLNTHRWRMHHREAVRVIGVLAARGVPAAAINGIAHASVLYHGDGSRQSSDVDILIPAEAADDAVNVLTSCGYYATGRRPTALHRDFDDPVVPGVTLDLSTRLAHTSDPADIACVLARRTPAPQHVADLEPLPILSRDDGFLHTLARVAAQRRWPALADALRYSAHSSTATDAATVVPMPAQTGWQLLRSCWPHLPERPPLSETAGDRR; this comes from the coding sequence ATGACCGCGACGCCTGCCACATTCTTTCCCGACACCAGCGGCTGCCCGCGGGCGTACCGGCTGCTGCGCGCAGCCTGCGAACCGCCCGGTCCCACACTCGACCCCGGCCTGGTCGGCGAGGACATTCGGCCGCTCGGCGAAGTGCTGGAGTACGCCATCGTCGCCAAGATGCTCTGCCTGTTCGCCGACTGGCTCGACCGCTGCGACCACACGGCGGACCTGGCCCGGCCGATGCAGCAGTTTCTGCGTGGCCAGCGGCGGCTCAACACCCACCGCTGGCGTATGCACCACCGGGAAGCCGTCCGCGTCATCGGCGTTCTCGCCGCCCGGGGCGTTCCGGCCGCCGCGATCAACGGGATCGCGCACGCGAGCGTGCTCTACCACGGCGACGGATCCCGCCAGTCCAGCGACGTCGACATCCTCATCCCCGCCGAGGCCGCCGACGACGCCGTGAACGTCCTGACCAGCTGCGGCTACTACGCCACCGGGCGCCGGCCCACTGCCCTGCACCGGGACTTCGACGATCCTGTGGTTCCCGGCGTCACCCTCGACCTGAGCACGCGGCTGGCGCACACCAGCGACCCGGCCGACATCGCCTGCGTGCTCGCCCGCCGCACGCCCGCGCCGCAACATGTCGCGGATCTGGAGCCGTTGCCGATCCTGAGCCGCGATGACGGGTTCCTGCACACTCTGGCCCGCGTCGCCGCGCAGCGCCGCTGGCCTGCGCTGGCCGACGCGCTGCGCTACAGCGCCCACAGCAGCACCGCGACAGATGCGGCCACCGTGGTGCCCATGCCGGCGCAGACCGGATGGCAGCTGCTGCGCTCCTGCTGGCCCCATCTGCCCGAACGGCCGCCGCTGTCCGAGACTGCGGGAGACCGGCGGTGA
- a CDS encoding HAD family hydrolase → MTNPPDLSGWTISLDLWGTLIVHGDRAAVTDWRVAEFTRVLDAFGHARPGAQIRHAVTAADRTALHRQRHDGVQPTVGELLAGVLDPLAVQATAELLSVLEVVHTHASLRGCPRPIDGAQGALRALVRTGARLVLTSNTLSTSPQVHQQLLDDLELSPFFADMLFSGELGVAKPRPEVFATVAERAHSTPEKVVHVGDDWLTDVRGALDAGCRAVHYQPTGRPARPGVLAITALDQLVDALSAACLPTGALSSSGPR, encoded by the coding sequence ATGACCAACCCACCTGACCTGTCGGGCTGGACGATCAGCCTCGACCTGTGGGGCACCCTGATCGTGCACGGCGACCGGGCGGCAGTGACGGACTGGCGGGTAGCCGAATTCACCCGCGTCCTGGACGCGTTCGGGCACGCCAGACCCGGCGCCCAGATCCGGCATGCGGTGACTGCCGCCGATCGCACCGCCCTTCACCGGCAGCGCCACGACGGCGTACAGCCCACCGTCGGCGAGCTGCTGGCCGGCGTCCTCGACCCACTCGCCGTCCAGGCGACGGCCGAGTTGCTGTCAGTGCTCGAGGTCGTGCACACCCACGCGAGTCTGCGCGGATGCCCGCGCCCGATCGACGGCGCGCAGGGCGCGCTGCGTGCGCTGGTCAGAACCGGTGCGCGGCTCGTGCTGACCTCGAACACCCTGTCGACCTCTCCCCAGGTCCACCAGCAGCTACTCGATGACCTCGAACTGTCGCCGTTCTTCGCCGACATGCTGTTCTCCGGAGAGCTCGGCGTCGCGAAACCACGGCCTGAGGTCTTCGCCACGGTGGCCGAACGCGCCCACAGCACGCCGGAAAAAGTGGTCCATGTCGGCGACGACTGGCTCACCGACGTCCGGGGCGCGCTGGACGCCGGCTGCCGAGCCGTGCACTACCAGCCAACCGGACGTCCCGCCCGACCTGGCGTCCTCGCCATCACCGCTCTCGATCAGCTCGTCGACGCGCTGTCCGCCGCCTGTCTGCCGACCGGCGCCCTGTCCTCCTCGGGGCCGCGATGA
- a CDS encoding inositol monophosphatase family protein — MTVDLAVMLNIAREAVHLGTRRLKTQAVQQVIAKGDRDMATDIDHTIEREILAFLAERTPGIDRFGEESGGNLATPHRWVLDPVDGTLNLVHGLPLYGVSLALTDGIRPLLGVISLPALDHTYWAAPGIGAWRDGNPIAPSTVNRLSEAMITIGDYGTGDDAPERNAVAIALHTALAPVAGKVRMLGSAAVDLALVADGTLDASITLGNRDWDMAAGVAIARAAGAAVTDTAGSPHDSRSLTTIATAPGLTGAILHILATATTGTRYASDRRAASC, encoded by the coding sequence ATGACGGTCGACCTTGCCGTCATGCTGAACATCGCACGCGAAGCCGTTCACCTCGGCACCCGCCGGCTGAAGACCCAGGCCGTCCAGCAGGTCATCGCCAAAGGCGACCGGGACATGGCCACAGACATCGACCACACCATCGAACGCGAGATCCTCGCATTCCTGGCCGAGCGCACCCCCGGCATCGACCGGTTCGGTGAGGAATCGGGCGGGAACCTGGCCACCCCGCACCGATGGGTCCTGGACCCGGTCGACGGCACTCTCAACCTCGTCCATGGCCTGCCCCTCTATGGCGTCTCCCTGGCGCTGACTGACGGCATCCGGCCGCTGCTCGGCGTGATCAGCCTGCCCGCTCTCGACCACACCTACTGGGCAGCGCCCGGCATCGGCGCCTGGCGTGACGGGAACCCGATCGCACCGTCCACCGTCAACCGCCTGTCGGAGGCAATGATTACGATCGGTGACTACGGCACCGGCGACGACGCGCCGGAACGCAACGCTGTCGCGATCGCCCTGCACACCGCGCTCGCGCCGGTCGCGGGGAAGGTGCGCATGCTCGGCTCGGCGGCCGTCGACCTCGCGCTCGTCGCGGATGGCACCCTCGACGCCAGCATCACCCTGGGCAACCGGGACTGGGACATGGCCGCCGGCGTCGCGATCGCCCGGGCGGCGGGCGCGGCCGTTACCGACACCGCCGGCAGCCCGCACGACAGCCGGTCGCTGACCACGATCGCCACCGCACCCGGACTCACCGGGGCCATCCTGCACATCCTGGCCACCGCCACCACCGGAACTCGCTACGCATCCGACAGGAGGGCCGCCTCATGCTGA
- a CDS encoding AAA family ATPase — protein sequence MIVQLAGLPGTGKSSLAAALRAHLGHGCLVLDKDHVRAALYEASGQVTYRRDQDDFVVSLLHQAAREHLTRQPDATVILERTCTRRYQIDDVVRLAAGLHQPLAIIRCWCPDPVARARLDADRQHGQHPAADRGFALYQQLRATAEPISVPALHLRTDTTAARILTAAVDYLHDISTAPAPVEGAAR from the coding sequence GTGATCGTGCAGTTGGCCGGGCTGCCCGGCACGGGCAAGAGCTCACTGGCCGCCGCGCTGCGCGCGCACCTCGGCCACGGTTGCCTGGTGCTCGACAAGGATCACGTCCGGGCCGCGCTCTACGAGGCCAGCGGCCAGGTCACCTACCGCCGGGACCAGGACGACTTCGTGGTCTCTCTGCTACACCAGGCCGCGCGTGAGCATCTGACCCGGCAGCCGGACGCCACGGTCATCCTTGAGCGCACCTGCACCCGCCGCTACCAGATCGACGACGTGGTCCGACTCGCGGCCGGACTGCACCAGCCGCTGGCAATCATCAGGTGCTGGTGCCCCGATCCTGTCGCGCGAGCCCGCCTCGACGCCGACCGGCAGCACGGCCAGCACCCGGCTGCCGACCGCGGCTTCGCCCTCTACCAGCAGCTGCGGGCCACCGCGGAACCCATCAGCGTCCCGGCGCTGCATCTGCGCACCGATACGACGGCGGCGCGGATCCTCACCGCCGCCGTCGATTACCTCCACGACATATCCACAGCCCCCGCGCCGGTGGAAGGAGCCGCCCGATGA
- a CDS encoding DUF6444 domain-containing protein, whose protein sequence is MPSIVELLERLARLEARIGELERDNAGLRRENAVLRAENADLRARLGQDSSNSSRPPSSDGLVKPTPKSLRERPGGQPGHEGRTLRQVADPHERVEHEPAGCGGCGAGLAGAPVTGVAVRQVFDLPDIGVRVVEHRIVSRRCGCGRVRIGQLRQSRIVRRSGTSAADPYACSNSAHATSDRLSNMTGNLPPTTDTTTGNSAAPSWS, encoded by the coding sequence ATGCCATCCATCGTGGAGCTGCTTGAGCGGCTTGCCCGGTTGGAGGCGCGGATCGGTGAGCTGGAGCGGGACAACGCCGGGTTGCGGCGGGAGAACGCGGTGTTGCGGGCGGAGAACGCGGATCTGCGGGCCCGGTTGGGGCAGGATTCGTCGAACTCGTCGCGGCCGCCGTCGTCGGATGGGTTGGTCAAGCCGACGCCGAAGTCGTTGCGGGAGCGGCCGGGTGGGCAGCCTGGTCATGAGGGGCGCACGTTGCGGCAGGTCGCTGATCCGCATGAGCGGGTCGAGCATGAACCGGCTGGTTGTGGTGGGTGTGGTGCGGGGCTGGCTGGGGCTCCGGTGACGGGTGTGGCCGTGCGGCAGGTGTTCGACCTGCCGGATATCGGCGTGCGGGTGGTCGAGCATCGGATCGTGTCGCGGCGGTGCGGGTGCGGGCGGGTACGAATCGGACAGCTTCGTCAGAGCCGAATCGTCCGACGGTCGGGAACGTCAGCCGCAGACCCATACGCGTGCTCCAACTCAGCCCACGCCACATCCGACAGACTCTCCAACATGACCGGGAACCTACCGCCGACCACCGACACAACGACGGGAAACTCGGCAGCCCCTTCCTGGTCCTGA
- a CDS encoding ribulose-phosphate 3-epimerase, whose translation MPDDRILLDVSLWSADLSSLGAEAARISPYADLLHIDASDTHFIAEALFFPDLVRAVRPHTDRPLHVHLMAHRPARLACAFADAGADLITVHAEATGAADAVRAIHDVGLLAGIALMLDTDPADARGLLAEADAIVLIGTPLGTKGTTMHPAALTRITAMRRLLDVEQRQIPIIADGGIRQDTVASLAAAGANGVVPGSLLWASRDLPGTAAWIRSHQPGPEDR comes from the coding sequence TTGCCGGACGACCGGATCCTGCTGGATGTGTCCCTGTGGTCGGCCGACCTGTCCTCGCTTGGGGCGGAGGCGGCCCGGATTAGCCCGTACGCCGACCTGCTGCACATCGACGCCTCCGACACGCATTTCATTGCGGAGGCGCTGTTCTTCCCCGACCTCGTGCGCGCGGTCCGGCCGCACACCGATCGGCCGCTGCACGTACACCTGATGGCGCACCGACCGGCCCGGCTCGCGTGCGCGTTCGCTGACGCCGGTGCCGACCTGATCACCGTGCACGCGGAAGCCACCGGCGCGGCCGACGCCGTCCGGGCGATCCACGATGTCGGGCTGCTGGCGGGGATCGCGCTGATGCTGGACACTGACCCCGCCGACGCTCGCGGATTGCTCGCCGAGGCTGACGCGATCGTGCTGATCGGCACCCCGCTGGGCACCAAGGGCACCACCATGCATCCCGCCGCCCTGACGAGGATCACCGCGATGCGGCGGCTGTTGGACGTCGAACAGCGGCAAATCCCGATCATTGCCGACGGCGGCATCCGCCAGGACACCGTCGCGTCGCTCGCCGCTGCCGGGGCCAACGGTGTGGTCCCCGGATCGTTGCTTTGGGCCAGCCGCGACCTGCCCGGCACCGCCGCATGGATCCGCAGCCACCAGCCCGGACCGGAGGACCGATGA
- a CDS encoding ISAs1 family transposase, whose amino-acid sequence MEPSSLIGGLSARLHRVSDDPHRHAAGLLQALARVPDPRDPRGRVHSLPSLLTVAVSAVAAGQRSVSAIGEWAADLPVSTLDRLQVARDRFTNAYLVPNASTIGRVLARVDADALDTAIGRWLINRTAVTPAVGRRAIAVDGKTLRGSGRPGGQVHLLAALDQHTGAVLAQTGVDGKTNEITRFQPLLDDLDLTGAVITADALHTQREHARWLTETKHAAYLFTAKKNQPRLYRQLKALPWAKIPVLDETSSHGHGRRDIRALQAVTCLGPLAIDFPHASQALRIRRRRYNQATGRWSTVTVYAITSLGAAEARPADLADWLRGHWLIEALHYLRDVTFGEDASQVRTGNAPQAMAALRNTVISLLRMAGVTNVAKALRHNSRNPDRPLQLLGIT is encoded by the coding sequence GTGGAGCCATCATCGTTGATCGGCGGGCTGTCCGCACGCCTGCACCGCGTGTCGGATGATCCGCATCGTCATGCCGCCGGCCTGTTGCAGGCTCTGGCCCGGGTACCCGACCCGCGTGACCCACGTGGCCGGGTCCATTCGTTGCCCAGCCTGCTCACGGTCGCGGTGAGCGCGGTGGCTGCCGGGCAACGTTCGGTGTCGGCCATCGGTGAGTGGGCGGCCGACCTGCCGGTATCGACACTGGACCGGTTGCAGGTCGCTCGGGATCGGTTCACCAACGCCTATCTGGTGCCGAACGCGTCCACGATCGGGCGGGTCCTGGCGCGTGTCGACGCCGATGCTCTGGACACGGCGATCGGCCGGTGGCTGATCAACCGGACAGCCGTCACGCCGGCAGTGGGCCGTCGGGCCATCGCTGTGGACGGCAAGACGTTACGCGGCAGCGGCCGCCCCGGCGGTCAGGTCCACCTGCTCGCCGCGTTGGACCAGCACACCGGCGCGGTGCTCGCCCAGACCGGCGTCGACGGCAAGACCAACGAAATCACCCGGTTCCAGCCGCTGCTGGACGACCTCGACCTGACCGGTGCCGTCATCACCGCGGATGCCCTGCACACCCAACGTGAGCACGCCCGCTGGCTGACCGAGACCAAACACGCCGCGTACCTGTTCACCGCGAAGAAGAACCAGCCGCGACTGTACCGGCAGCTCAAGGCCTTGCCCTGGGCCAAAATCCCGGTCCTGGACGAAACCAGCAGCCACGGTCACGGCCGCCGCGACATCCGAGCGCTGCAAGCAGTCACCTGCCTCGGTCCCCTCGCGATCGACTTCCCGCACGCCAGCCAGGCCCTACGAATTCGCCGGCGCCGGTACAACCAGGCCACAGGACGGTGGTCCACCGTCACCGTCTACGCCATCACCAGCCTCGGCGCAGCCGAGGCCCGGCCTGCCGACCTGGCCGACTGGCTACGAGGACACTGGCTGATCGAGGCCCTGCACTACCTGCGTGACGTCACCTTCGGCGAGGACGCCAGCCAGGTCCGCACCGGCAACGCCCCACAAGCTATGGCCGCCCTCCGCAACACCGTGATCAGCCTGCTCCGGATGGCCGGCGTCACCAACGTCGCCAAAGCCCTACGCCACAACAGCCGAAACCCGGACCGGCCACTACAACTCCTCGGAATCACCTGA
- a CDS encoding HAD family hydrolase produces MTTPKPADRSYLDLAVALWEALWLPTTGSGLSAAVADSLHTHEIRVWETIIESLGGHPGQAVAVARTFRACRRRALRLLPGVETGLTLLGRRHVLWVATNGLPAHQRMKIAATGLEPLLDRVLISGEIGVTKADPGFAAAVGRSLRKDGQQVCLVVGDSATQDLQLASNGAWQAAHICLEGACAGDAPRGVVVTHARLLANVSLRCGC; encoded by the coding sequence GTGACTACCCCGAAGCCGGCAGACCGGTCATATCTCGATCTTGCAGTAGCCCTGTGGGAAGCGCTATGGCTGCCGACCACAGGCTCCGGACTCTCCGCGGCAGTCGCGGATTCACTGCACACGCACGAGATCCGGGTCTGGGAGACGATCATCGAATCGCTGGGCGGCCACCCGGGGCAGGCGGTTGCGGTGGCCCGTACCTTCCGAGCCTGCCGTCGTCGTGCCCTCCGGCTGTTGCCTGGCGTCGAGACCGGCCTGACGCTACTCGGGCGGAGGCATGTGCTGTGGGTGGCGACCAACGGCCTGCCTGCTCACCAGCGTATGAAGATCGCAGCCACCGGGCTGGAGCCGCTCCTGGACCGGGTCCTAATCTCCGGTGAGATTGGAGTAACGAAGGCCGATCCCGGGTTTGCCGCAGCAGTCGGGCGGTCACTTCGGAAGGACGGGCAGCAAGTCTGCCTGGTCGTCGGCGACAGCGCCACCCAAGATCTGCAGCTAGCGAGCAACGGCGCCTGGCAGGCAGCCCACATATGCCTGGAAGGGGCGTGTGCCGGCGACGCACCTCGTGGCGTCGTCGTGACTCATGCGCGGTTGCTTGCCAATGTGAGCCTCCGCTGCGGCTGCTGA
- a CDS encoding aminoglycoside phosphotransferase family protein, translating to MSVPLIEAPTDLLAELRRVRAGAADDRDAALLALGLRPLTGGMQNDLYLWASPHGDDVVIKLYVKSDRQRMEREWAALTLLKPHGLRTVPAPLWLDEAPVEPAIGMTRLHGQPLIEAADQLAALRALAHTTTQLQAVPLTGLLAGLPRIDTGEHYMVRLTQAWPELLSGQPDDPLTPVMQQLLAVWQRSGDADLVAASDTPVLSRGDANLLNWMTTDDGAACVDFEYAGFSNVVFDAADLIEHISGRVVPDSIWTQLLPDLGVTDTNRHQFAANQRTCALRWLAVLWKQRDRRCEEFAVQYERVDMLFSSANPYA from the coding sequence ATGTCAGTTCCGCTCATCGAAGCCCCCACCGACCTTCTCGCCGAACTTCGTCGCGTGCGCGCCGGCGCCGCCGACGACCGCGACGCCGCGCTGTTGGCGCTGGGTCTACGTCCCCTCACCGGAGGCATGCAAAACGACCTCTACCTGTGGGCGTCTCCGCACGGCGACGACGTGGTGATCAAGCTGTACGTCAAGTCCGACCGGCAGCGCATGGAGCGGGAGTGGGCCGCCCTGACCTTGCTCAAACCGCACGGCCTCCGCACGGTCCCCGCCCCGCTGTGGCTCGACGAGGCACCGGTCGAGCCCGCGATCGGCATGACCCGGCTTCACGGCCAGCCGCTGATCGAGGCCGCGGACCAGCTGGCCGCGCTGCGCGCCCTTGCCCACACCACCACACAGCTGCAAGCCGTGCCCCTGACCGGTCTGCTGGCCGGACTTCCCCGGATCGACACCGGTGAGCACTACATGGTCCGCCTGACGCAAGCGTGGCCGGAGCTGCTGTCCGGTCAGCCCGACGACCCGCTCACCCCCGTCATGCAGCAGCTGCTGGCGGTCTGGCAGCGCAGCGGGGACGCGGACCTGGTCGCAGCGTCTGACACGCCGGTACTGTCCCGCGGTGACGCGAACCTGCTCAACTGGATGACGACCGACGACGGTGCCGCCTGCGTCGATTTCGAGTACGCCGGCTTCAGCAACGTGGTGTTCGACGCCGCCGACCTCATCGAGCACATCTCCGGCCGCGTGGTCCCGGACAGCATCTGGACACAGCTGCTGCCTGACCTTGGCGTCACCGACACCAACCGACACCAGTTCGCCGCGAACCAGCGCACCTGCGCCCTGCGGTGGCTGGCGGTCTTGTGGAAGCAGCGCGACCGCCGCTGCGAGGAGTTCGCCGTCCAGTACGAGCGGGTCGACATGCTCTTCAGCAGCGCCAACCCCTACGCCTGA